Below is a window of Xyrauchen texanus isolate HMW12.3.18 chromosome 1, RBS_HiC_50CHRs, whole genome shotgun sequence DNA.
tattatagttatatatagatcagtggaatagaggccctctgccattctgtgttctgcctgttgttttaattaaaattactgttgcatattaaactttttgaaagatgctagctaagttcatttcttgactcttgttttgcatataatagttttctaaaacttgacattatttggataattgttaataatatctgtaaaatttgatttttacagaactgaaagaagaagaatatttaatatagttttaatatattttttgtccaattttggtgtgctactttcaataaaagtgtgatttattttattggtttgtagttgttcaattcagattaattaaattcatgaaattaatgaaaaagtataaaattaatacaattatacacaacatttttttttttttttaaataggtaaaaatttaggtttcggttttcggccaagtgcatcctggattttcggtttcggcccagaattttcatttcggtgcatccctagtagcAAGTAAATATAGTAACACAGGAAATGTGGTAACCGTGAGTTCCCTATTCATTTTGGGAAAGGGAAAGAGGCGGCAGACATCTAAATAAAGTCTCCAGGTCGGCCAGTTCATCCCTGGTCTTCTGGATGTCGGCTGTTTGCTCAGCCCTGGTCTCCACCCTGGTCTCTGCTCTGTCCTGATCCCCCTTGGACTCTGCCCTCTCCCAATTCCTCATGGTTTCTCACTTATCCACCTCCCCTCCTAAAAGTTTCATCAATGGATTGAATTCAAGTGTGTCTTGATGCCTTCCCACCAGTGGCTAGATCTGACTGATGTCAAAGTGAAATCATAAGTTGACATTTCTGTAGCCAATAttagtctgtgcttaccgaaatacccccagtggccaaagcagtgtTGTTGTGTGTATGGGCACATGTAAGCTCAATTTGCCGGGTTTAATATTCCTGGAGGGGTGCCACAGggaagttgttttcagctgtacatgcTGTAAAACagtgaaaaggaatgcatattttataaaccgtACCAGCAAGACAAACCTAAACGTATCTATCAGTGGAGTAACTAGGTATTGTTAGTGGTAAAAAATGCAACTTTAAAATCGTGCACGTCTCTCAATATACAAACACAATTATTTCCTGGTTTATACACTGTATCCAAACATGGGTCTCTCACACTGCTGAAGCAACATGCTTCCGGATGCTACAGAGGAAGGTAAATATGCTAGAGCCAAAGCAAAAATGTCTGACAGGAGATGGTGCTTGTTGGtaagtcagcataatgtggccaatcctagggaACCTGAAACAACATACTAACTTTCCGTGTGCTCATGTTGCAGTGGTGTAGTGTCTGGGAATGCAGGGTATGCACATGGATACGGTCCCAGTTAGATGGGGGCCTGCACCTCGTCACATGTATATTCCAGTGCCGTTTCTCAAAAAAGACAAGGGAGGCAGAGCCTTCTAAAAAAATTAGggagaaacatttttttattttgtattttttttatacaaaataatagGCCTATTGTGAAATAGTGCATTTGATATTGCGTCTTGCTGTGATGCATAACTAGAGGGAATGTGATATACCTACAGTATGCTGCACTTGTCCAGTATGTGTCAATGATTGTGGTTCCTACTACTCTGTATATAGGCCTGGGGGGTGACTTGTGTATTGCCTGTGAAGGCATCTTTTTCAAGTTTCAGACACAGCCAGTACTTCACAAAAGACTGATCATGTGTGCTCCAGTGTCtggaaaaccatttttttttttactgaaaagatTTGTACCTTCAGTGTATGGTCCCTAATaaagctgttcaggttgtagtccacaaACCTTGAAgagaatttgccatgggttccctcaggattttcctatggggttttataatgggagtttttgatttatgagtaaaataagctctgtggtaaacattacatgACGAtatgtggatgttttgttctgcAACATACGGtatattacacactttcatacctcaaacattaattttgaagCTGTATTGAGTTGCATACTTTTTGTTTAAATCACACAGTGGCTTCAAAATGTACGTTTGAAGTATGATAGTGTGTAGTATTGCAGAGCAAAACATCCTAATATCGTGAAGAAATTAttaccacagatcttattttactcataagttggAAAAACCCCATTATTAAACCATATAGGAAAATCCTGatggaacccatggtgaattttCTTACAGGATCGCTTACAATTTGgcatcatggctgaacagctctataaatTAAAGATTCAGTGCTTTAACAACAGCATGGCTActacaatgacaaaaaaattaaaaataaaaatgctgcagATAACTTTAGTGGTTAGCATAGACTGAACAAACACACTCTTAAAATATCTGCAGGAGAACACAAACAATATTagttaattatttaaaacaaattaaaatcattttaGCTAAGCTAACATACTTTAAGGCAATTATTTCTAATTGTTTCATTAGCCAGTATTTTCTGAGCATTTGTACAATGTTCAAAATGGTCCGGTGAAGAATTATTTAAGACAAATGGTGATGACGTTATGAGgattttaaaattaaacaaactCCTTTTACATACATGTTTATTTAATCCTTCTCCAGACATATTCCataatcactttttatttttcctaaaTTTGAATGGAGTGATGACCTTTCTTTGAGTCTTGTGATTTGCCTGTTGTCCAAATAGGAAAAAATTTGTTAACACAATGCGTGAAGAGTGTTTTTAAGGTCAATGTCAGAGCCTTTCTGGTTTTTACTGGTCAGTTTGCAACAGAAATTTGTGAAAAGGTGTGGTAACAAATACCATTAGCATTTTCACTTCAGGAATTATTGCTGAGCTTATAGAAAAGCTGCATAGGGAGACCTATGTCAAGATGAAGACTACAAATGTGCTTTAGTAAAAACACCTCCTCTTAAATCTCTGtactcttaaaggcacctccgcTTCGCATTTGTGAAGgacacctttagatttgtgaacaaaAGGGGCAGGAGCCCCTGTAGCCCCCTTTCTATGTACATCAGTGATCTGACATTTGCGATGGGAATCCACACGCACATTTCATATTCCAGCCGACACTAGACTAGGGAATTTAATACTACATTGATATGGCCTAGTCTGTTGAGGGAGAGCTCCAGTGCCCTACTAGAAATCAGCGTTGTATtgttacactttaaaataaaattctatttgttaacattagttaccatttgttatcatgaacaaacaattaacaatacatttttacagcatttattacgttttgttaatgttagctaataaaataattgtttattgttaattccTGTTTGTTGATTGtgcataactaatgttaacaagtacaacttttgatttaaaaattgtattagtatatgttgaaactaacattaactaagattaatgaatgttgtaaaagtattgttcattgtagttcatgttaactaatgttgttaactaatgaaacaaatggaaccttaatgtATTACTGAACATTCTGAATCACTCTACGCTATGAAAAATGAAATATGATTTACTCAAAAAAAATTTGCATGTTTGTAAAGGAAACAGTCATCTGATTACTCATGTAACCTATGTTCTACTTTGTGGAGCataattaaaaaaaggatttaatatCAGAGgtgatttaaatttaaatcacAGCAGcacaatttgtatatatttagccTGCCCCTGCTAGGGAAAggcggatcgatactaaagtactaaagtggtatcaagaatatcgatcctcacattaaaatatcaaatacattttgggatTTTGGGACTTATATAGTGTGGCAGGACAGAGGGCAGGGcaaggtcgtgatcatacacacccggtcccttatcaggctaatcaagcctccgagagggataaaggccgactgcggaggattgtgcgggagagagagatagtttacggacatgtccgtcatgtgtgtgtgtgtttgtcttttaaatttctcattaaaatattatttacatcgtcaagccagttctcgcctcctcctttccattgactgctttacatatAGTTATACTTATAtgggtatagttcacccaaaaatgaaaatgtgctgaaaattcactcaccctcaggccatccaagatgtatctgagtttctttcttcataaaAAGAGTatgtaagatttttaggatttcatttcaggcctcctcctttaaacaatgcaaatgaatatactccattttttgactgtccaaaatgcatattttagggtgcatcaaaataatccacaagttcttctgaacccaaacaactgattatttttagaaacaaaacaatacttatatactttttaactacaaatgttcgcttccgtacatctctgtgacacacACTCATAAGATTTTGTGACATTAGCCCTCTTCCAGACATTGTGAGACATTATGTCACGTTCACATGACATAAGCTCATTGGTAATGTCATGCATCACGTGTAGGACGAGTCAGGAAGCAATATATAATATGTACAGTGTCTCacagatattgatattttaagtAATGCTCATGTAAGAAAACTATTTCTAATCATTACATTAGGCAATATGCTCTGTACATTCCTACAATGCCCATATCTTCCAGTGAAGAATGTCTTGTCACAAATGGAGATTATGGTGATTTTATGagtaaaaaactattttaacacaCACAGTGTTTGTCTCCTCAAGGCATTTCCAAGCCATATACTGtaccatttttttaatattattattattataatttttttttaggaaatgcCTTTCTTTTAGTCACCTGATTTGCCTACAAATAAGCCTGAAGGCCACagctatttttttatgtaatgccTGAGGAGCCTAATTCTCTTAAAGTCACTGTCAATGTCAGAGACTTCCAGGATTTtattggtcagtttgtgtcagaAATTTGTGAAAAGGTGTGGTAACAAGTCAGTCCATCTTCAGTTCGGGCATTACTGATGAGCATACAGAAAGGCTGCATTGGGAGATTGCATATCTCAGAATGAAGACTACAGGCACTGTGCTCCTGTTTTTGAGTTTTTTTGGACTGAACTCCAGTGTCTACAGATTTCACTATTTTGTGAATCAGTATGTGAACTGGAACGATGCACAGAAGTACTGCAGAGAGCACTATGATGATCTGTCCACTGTCAACAGTCAAGATCTAGAACCACTTTCTAAAACGTATTATTATATTTGGCTTGGACTTCAGGCAGATGTCAATCTAAAAACTTGGAATTGGTCTGAAGGTGGGAAGGCAACAATTAATGGATGGGCATATGGAGAAACCATCTTTTACTATGAAAAATGTGCTTATCTTTATATGTCTTATTTATATGGTGCTCCTTGCTCTTGGGCAATACCATTTTATTGTATGGAGGTCTATGAGCTGATCCTGGTTCAGCAAGAAAACACATGGGAAGAGGCTCTGGACTACTGCAGACAAAACTACATTGATCTGGCCATTATAACCATTGAGATGATTATGACAGAGGCGAAGAATAAAGTCACAGCAGCCCAGACCGAAGATGTGTGGATCGGCCTACGCTTTTTAGCTGGtcattggttttgggtgaatgGAACAGATCTAAACTACTCGGCCTGGTCTGTGGAGGGAGAGCTCCAGTGTCCTGCTATGAACAAGCGCTGCGGAGTTTTGAATAGAGATGAGAAGCTTTGGAAATCCACAGACTGTGATCGGAGACTCAACTTTCTCTGTGTCAAGAAGGCATATGTTAAATGAAATGACTAGTTTAGCAGAAATACTTTGCCTGTTTGCTTATTTATTAACTTCTGAACATGGTGAGGTAATCAGAATTCAACTATTAGTTATAATTATTGGTTTTATCTTTGCTAATTTGTTTCACTCACTTTCTCTGCTCAGCTTGTTGGATAAAAACATTGGCTTTTGGCAGTCTGTGATTAGTTCTCTTACAGTACACTGTGATTGCCACATGAAGGATCTTAGGCTACATTGTCCTATATTTTGTATAATGTTTCACTTTCTATATCACTCAGCTTGCCTTTTTTGCAACGTTGATCCTGCTTTagcaccttaaagggatagttcacccaaaaatgtaattctttcatAATCTACTTACCGtcaagccattccagatgtgtgtgactatctttcctctgcagaacacaaattaagatttttaggagaatatctcagttctgtaggtcaatattattttcattacatagaaatgcacatttgacaataaagcattgatttttaGTTGGGATGCAAAAAGAAATTTACTGATATTATCAGTAATAGAATATGTAAAAAGAATAACACCTAATTTATATAGGGCTATGTTCAAACATTCTGACTGTAGTGATATTGATCTTTCATCAGGCTCTTTATTATTGAGTTTCCTTTAGTCATTAGAAATTAATGTATTAACAGACAGAGCTGAAAAAGTCATAGATTGTTTCTTAATTCATGGGGCTTCAGACTTTTTAGCTCTTTCGTTAAATTCGCAAGACAGCACTTGATCGTTTCACAGATCGGCCCACAACTCGAACGGCCGGCCTGCTGGGAAAATTCCCTGTGCACCTGATGGACAGTCCATCCCTGGCTGTCATTGCTGTATTTTAGTCTTTTTCAGTTTATCTGCACGTAGTAATTATTCAGAGATCATCTTTTACTCAATAGgctaatgtttcttttttgctgttgttgttagcatgtttgttttgttgtacTATATTGTGGTTTGTGTGTTCAATGTTAAGGTCTATCATTTTTGTAATCTCCATCATATGGAGATTACACTGGAATTTATGATTTGGTCTTTTATTATGGACTATCTCGTGGGGCCCTCCCATCACATCAGGGCTCTAGATAATCACTTTGTCTACAGGATGGGCCTGTCCTACTCTTCAAGTTGTTTCTAATAAAAGGGCATCTCTCTTTTAATATTGTAATGCAAatgtacaatattacaatatattataataaatattgtatatacagtatattggaaATGACTAAttgctaaataaaaacaattaattaaattagatCACAAAGATTACCATCAGAACATTCTTTCTAATTGTTCTAGGGAATTTACTCTGAACATTTATGCAAAGTTCATTATCTTCTGATTAAGAACTTTGTGACAACTGGTGTTTTGcggaaaaagttttagcgcatcaaaataaaactGATAAGCAcgttatcgctaaaatgtcacaaatgtcgacataaaaTTTTTCCGTTTcactcaagcgcataaactctatgtcgatacatcaaatgtcacgaaaaaatggtttggaaacactttttgtcgataaaattggcattaacgtgaaaatgtagtgtcacatgacagagtttgccccaattgtTAGCCTGAGCCATgatgacagtattgaaagccaatttattgtacgtgattatggattgatctttacggcatatagagccgatctgcaagcatgacacttccaggagtgccaacacaaatatctcgtgaaTGTTGAACAAATTAATGACCACtgtttacaattaatttaatcgcagtatccatccgtttatttattaaagtttcttttccacaccattcaaaataatagatggcagtcactgaattagcccacagtacaaaaaacacatcatttctgtacacaaagatgttttaaattaagaataaatacataaaactaggtgaaaagcttcagcgtgctttttttgtgttttttttttctggaacatttacagcccaattctattaaattattgtttagtctacttttgaaaaaacgctattttaatttctttaattccctttattaaattaaataaattaccacatgaaaaaaacattaaattaaaaaaaattaaataccaaatgaaaaaagcattaaattaaattaaattaattactaaacgaaaatatattttttttagacatatgtGCATTTTCTCAAACTTCAATTAGccgtaccctgttctgtagatgaataaagtcggctgaatgatttttttcaagactataactATCAGAACTTTTTTCCAcactttcagaaaactagcttttgaacattttaaaacatttaaatattttaaatctaaccctctttacctcggatcacatttactgtttcttcagaaaatatacatttgcattttgaagctaaaataaatttaagatgaaaatcaagttcagttggtggttAAAAGTTACTGGAGAAATATACAGGACACAGGGctgaactgggaagagaaatcttccaGACAACAGAAACAGCTGAACATCAAACAACAGAAAAGTTGTTGAGGGAGGGGTGGTGCTTAGCCAAAAGtgctgttcgctgtccttttctgcatatcgtgacaccgttttgtggtccattctgcataatgtgacggctcattttagcttatcacagcccaggggcgattctagggtcagagctttaggggtgctgagcacccaatgagccccactgccaccacccaccctcttttcacacaaaaacaaaaaaatatgtctattgaaaaataaatttatcattttaacattggttcaactaactccaaaatccagattttgttttctttttttttttttagaccttttcagagcaccagcttaattgtgagagttcacacagacagccccctgtaacaaacacaaaaccttcttcactcagctgcttttcctgaccgttaactccagtgtccttatcccctaagtctgaacagctctcttctgtctctgctttggcttggtggtctctatgttgcactccctctgtctcttcatttctttcactagtcaattccctctcatcccttatggactctccctgttgttttcctcctcctttattatgaacaaatgtggtgtaaaataatgttacaaaaagtaaatgtaatataggctacttaatgccaataagttagtataggagtatgagtagttactgttttgcttgccactattcactatatgtcaatttatagttgttgtttcctcacctggttcttcctgcatgctctccctttccctttctccttctccatctccctctctttccctttctccttctccatctacctttctccttctccatctccatctccctttctttcccttggcactgacaatcataca
It encodes the following:
- the LOC127645033 gene encoding snaclec stejaggregin-B subunit beta-1-like, producing MKTTGTVLLFLSFFGLNSSVYRFHYFVNQYVNWNDAQKYCREHYDDLSTVNSQDLEPLSKTYYYIWLGLQADVNLKTWNWSEGGKATINGWAYGETIFYYEKCAYLYMSYLYGAPCSWAIPFYCMEVYELILVQQENTWEEALDYCRQNYIDLAIITIEMIMTEAKNKVTAAQTEDVWIGLRFLAGHWFWVNGTDLNYSAWSVEGELQCPAMNKRCGVLNRDEKLWKSTDCDRRLNFLCVKKAYVK